One Mycolicibacterium sarraceniae genomic window carries:
- the ctaD gene encoding aa3-type cytochrome oxidase subunit I — protein MPARMGPKGNLIYKLVTTTDHKLIGIMYCVACFIFFFLGGLMALFIRAELAVPGLQFLSNEQYNQLFTMHGTAMLLFYATPIVFGFANLVLPLQIGAPDVAFPRLNALSFWLFVFGAMIALAGFITPGGAADFGWTAYTPLSDAMHSPGAGGDLWILGLAVGGLGTILGAVNMITTVVCMRAPGMTMFRMPIFTWNIFVTSILVLVAFPLLTAALFGLAADRHLGAHIYDPANGGTMLFQHLFWFFGHPEVYIIALPFFGIVSEIFPVFSRKPIFGYTTLIYATISIAALSVAVWAHHMYVTGAVLLPFFSFMTFLIAVPTGIKFFNWIGTMWKGQLTFETPMLFSIGFLVTFLLGGLSGVLLASPPIDFHVSDSYFVIAHFHYVLFGTIVFATYAGIYFWFPKMTGRLLDERLGKLHFWLTFIGFHTTFLVQHWLGDEGMPRRYADYLPSDGFETLNIVSTVGAFILGVSVLPFVWNVFKSWRYGEVVTVDDPWGYGNSLEWATSCPPPRHNFTELPRIRSERPAFELHYPHMIERMRAEAHVGRAHGPDDGDVTRRDDEHVRT, from the coding sequence ATGCCTGCACGGATGGGCCCCAAGGGCAATCTGATCTATAAGTTGGTGACCACGACCGATCACAAGTTGATCGGCATTATGTATTGCGTCGCCTGCTTCATCTTCTTCTTCCTCGGCGGCTTGATGGCGTTGTTCATCCGCGCTGAGCTGGCTGTGCCTGGTCTGCAGTTCCTGTCGAACGAGCAGTACAACCAGCTGTTCACCATGCATGGCACGGCGATGTTGTTGTTCTACGCGACGCCGATCGTGTTCGGGTTCGCCAACTTGGTGCTGCCGCTGCAGATCGGTGCCCCCGACGTCGCCTTCCCCCGGCTGAACGCGCTGTCGTTCTGGCTGTTCGTCTTCGGTGCGATGATCGCGCTGGCCGGCTTTATCACCCCCGGTGGTGCGGCCGACTTCGGCTGGACGGCCTACACCCCGCTCTCGGACGCGATGCACAGCCCGGGCGCGGGTGGTGACCTGTGGATCCTCGGTCTGGCCGTCGGTGGTCTGGGCACCATCCTCGGTGCCGTCAACATGATCACCACGGTGGTCTGCATGCGTGCCCCCGGGATGACGATGTTCCGGATGCCGATCTTCACCTGGAACATCTTCGTCACGTCGATCCTGGTGCTGGTGGCCTTCCCGCTGCTGACCGCCGCACTGTTCGGCCTGGCAGCTGACCGTCACCTCGGCGCGCACATCTATGACCCCGCCAACGGCGGAACCATGCTCTTCCAGCACTTGTTCTGGTTCTTCGGGCACCCCGAGGTGTACATCATCGCGCTGCCGTTCTTCGGCATCGTCTCGGAGATCTTCCCGGTGTTCTCCCGGAAGCCGATCTTCGGCTACACCACCCTGATCTACGCCACGATCAGCATCGCGGCGCTGTCGGTGGCGGTGTGGGCGCACCACATGTATGTCACGGGTGCGGTGTTGCTGCCGTTCTTCAGCTTCATGACGTTCCTGATCGCGGTGCCCACCGGCATCAAGTTCTTCAACTGGATCGGCACGATGTGGAAGGGCCAGCTGACGTTCGAGACGCCGATGCTGTTCTCCATCGGCTTCCTGGTGACGTTCCTGCTCGGTGGTCTGTCCGGCGTGCTGCTGGCGAGCCCGCCGATCGACTTCCACGTCAGCGACAGCTACTTCGTGATCGCGCACTTCCACTACGTGCTCTTCGGCACCATCGTGTTCGCGACCTACGCCGGTATCTACTTCTGGTTCCCGAAGATGACCGGCCGCCTGCTCGACGAGCGCCTCGGCAAGCTGCACTTCTGGCTGACCTTCATCGGCTTCCACACCACGTTCCTGGTGCAGCACTGGCTAGGTGACGAGGGCATGCCGCGCCGCTACGCCGACTACCTGCCCTCGGACGGCTTCGAGACGCTGAACATCGTGTCGACCGTCGGCGCGTTCATCCTCGGCGTGTCGGTGCTGCCGTTCGTCTGGAACGTCTTCAAGAGCTGGCGCTACGGCGAGGTCGTCACCGTCGACGATCCGTGGGGCTACGGCAACTCGCTGGAGTGGGCCACCTCGTGCCCGCCGCCGCGGCACAACTTCACCGAGCTGCCCCGGATCCGTTCGGAGCGGCCTGCATTCGAGCTGCACTACCCGCACATGATCGAACGGATGCGCGCGGAGGCTCACGTCGGTCGTGCGCACGGTCCCGATGACGGCGACGTGACGCGACGTGATGACGAGCACGTCCGTACCTAA
- the serB gene encoding phosphoserine phosphatase SerB → MTMSKVSVLITVTGVDQPGVTSALFEVLARHEVDLLNVEQVVIRGRLTLGVLVSGRDDVADGDQLRDDVTDAIHRVGLDVTIERSDDLPIIREPSTHTIVVLGRPITAAAFGVVARGAAALGVNIDFIRGVSDYPVTGLELRVSVPAGVSGELQTVLARVAAEQGLDIAVENYSLERRAKRLIVFDVDSTLIQGEVIEMLAEHAGAGEAVAAITEAAMRGELDFAESLHRRVATLAGLPAKVVDEVADQIELTPGARTTIRTLRRLGFHCGVVSGGFRQVIDPLAHELMLDFVAANELEIVDGKLTGRVVGEVVDRAGKAKALRNFARQAGVPMEQTVAVGDGANDIDMLAAAGLGVAFNAKPALREVADASLSYPYLDTVLFILGITRAEIEAADAVDGMLRRVEIPPE, encoded by the coding sequence ATGACCATGTCCAAGGTGTCGGTGCTGATCACCGTCACCGGTGTCGACCAGCCCGGGGTTACCTCAGCGCTCTTCGAGGTGCTGGCCCGCCATGAGGTGGACCTGCTCAACGTCGAGCAGGTGGTGATCCGGGGCCGGCTGACGCTGGGGGTGCTGGTGTCCGGCCGCGACGACGTGGCCGATGGCGATCAATTGCGCGACGACGTCACTGATGCCATCCACCGGGTGGGGCTGGACGTCACGATCGAGCGCAGCGACGACCTGCCGATCATCCGTGAGCCCTCGACCCACACCATCGTGGTGCTCGGGCGGCCCATCACCGCGGCGGCGTTCGGCGTCGTGGCTCGCGGGGCCGCCGCACTCGGGGTCAACATCGACTTCATCCGTGGCGTCTCGGACTACCCGGTGACGGGTTTGGAGCTGCGGGTGTCGGTGCCCGCTGGTGTCAGCGGTGAACTGCAGACCGTGCTCGCCCGGGTGGCCGCTGAACAGGGCCTGGACATCGCCGTCGAGAACTACAGCTTGGAGCGACGGGCCAAGCGGCTCATCGTGTTCGACGTCGACTCGACCCTGATTCAGGGTGAGGTCATCGAGATGCTCGCTGAACATGCCGGCGCGGGGGAGGCTGTCGCGGCCATCACCGAAGCCGCGATGCGTGGCGAGCTAGACTTCGCCGAGTCGCTGCATCGGCGGGTCGCGACGCTGGCGGGCCTGCCCGCGAAGGTGGTCGACGAGGTCGCCGACCAAATCGAGCTCACCCCGGGCGCGCGCACCACGATTCGGACATTGCGCCGCTTAGGTTTTCACTGCGGCGTGGTCTCAGGCGGTTTCCGCCAGGTCATCGATCCGCTGGCGCACGAGTTGATGCTGGATTTCGTGGCTGCCAACGAGCTCGAGATCGTCGATGGCAAGCTGACCGGCCGGGTCGTTGGCGAGGTTGTCGATCGGGCCGGAAAAGCCAAGGCGCTGCGTAACTTTGCCCGCCAGGCCGGGGTGCCGATGGAGCAGACCGTGGCTGTCGGGGACGGCGCCAACGATATCGACATGCTGGCCGCCGCCGGGCTTGGGGTGGCCTTCAACGCCAAACCCGCGCTGCGGGAAGTCGCCGACGCCTCGCTGAGCTATCCCTACCTGGACACCGTGTTGTTCATCTTGGGTATCACGCGCGCCGAGATCGAGGCGGCCGACGCTGTCGACGGCATGCTGCGCCGGGTGGAGATCCCGCCGGAGTAG
- the yczR gene encoding MocR-like transcription factor YczR gives MATPMATRALDADLLARELGNWRTSSRSGPTYQALADGLRMLIVDGRLPVGSRLPSERVLADALRVSRTTVTSAYTDLGETGYLYARRGARSTVALPHTPVAVPSDTPAKINLAAAALAAPASAVQEAFAEAARQSASYLQHTGHDMHGVLGFRTAIAERYCAKGLPTYPDQIMVTSGAQHAIALILATYVQPGDRVLVEQPTYHGVLTAIATAGARPVPVAMTSEGWELDAVHAAVRQLAPTLAYLVPDNHNPTGLSMPVSDRKRLCDIVSETRTRTIIDETLTDVWLDAPVPPPVAASLNSRTDLLITIGSMSKSFWGGMRIGWIRAEPNVLATIRAVRPSIDLGTSVVEQLAAAWLLTERADDVLPERRDILRGRRALLIDLIAEYLPDWRPLPGTGGMSMWVQLPAPVSSAMCASASRLGVELPPGPRFGVDGTLERFVRIPFALPDEELTEAIELLGRAWRSITGSAAPETSSVVI, from the coding sequence ATGGCGACACCAATGGCGACCAGAGCACTCGATGCGGACCTTTTGGCCCGCGAATTAGGCAACTGGCGCACCTCCAGCCGCAGTGGACCCACCTATCAAGCGCTGGCCGACGGGCTGCGGATGCTGATTGTCGACGGCCGACTGCCGGTCGGGTCGCGGCTGCCCAGCGAGCGGGTGCTGGCCGATGCACTGCGGGTCTCCCGCACCACGGTCACCTCGGCCTATACCGATCTCGGCGAGACCGGTTACCTGTATGCCCGCCGCGGCGCCCGCAGCACGGTGGCACTCCCCCACACACCCGTCGCCGTCCCGTCGGACACACCGGCCAAGATCAACCTGGCCGCTGCGGCGTTGGCTGCACCTGCCAGCGCCGTGCAGGAGGCGTTCGCCGAAGCGGCCCGCCAGTCCGCCTCCTACCTACAGCACACCGGTCATGACATGCACGGGGTGTTGGGCTTTCGTACCGCAATCGCCGAACGCTATTGCGCCAAAGGACTTCCCACCTACCCAGACCAGATCATGGTGACCAGCGGGGCGCAGCACGCGATCGCCCTGATCCTGGCAACCTACGTCCAACCCGGCGACCGGGTGCTCGTCGAGCAGCCCACCTATCACGGTGTGCTCACCGCAATCGCCACCGCCGGGGCCCGGCCGGTGCCGGTCGCGATGACCAGCGAGGGCTGGGAACTAGACGCCGTCCATGCCGCGGTGCGCCAACTGGCACCCACACTGGCATACCTGGTGCCCGACAACCACAACCCGACCGGTCTGTCGATGCCGGTGTCGGATCGAAAGCGCTTGTGCGACATCGTCTCCGAGACACGCACCCGTACGATCATTGATGAGACCCTGACCGACGTCTGGCTGGATGCGCCGGTGCCGCCGCCGGTTGCGGCATCGCTGAACTCACGCACCGATCTGCTGATCACGATCGGCTCGATGTCGAAATCGTTCTGGGGCGGGATGCGGATCGGCTGGATCCGGGCCGAGCCGAATGTGCTGGCGACCATCCGGGCGGTCCGTCCGTCCATCGATCTGGGCACGTCGGTAGTCGAACAGCTGGCTGCCGCCTGGCTTCTCACCGAACGGGCCGACGACGTGTTGCCCGAACGCCGGGACATTCTGCGGGGCAGGCGCGCGCTGCTGATCGATCTGATCGCCGAGTATCTGCCTGACTGGCGTCCGCTGCCCGGCACGGGTGGGATGTCGATGTGGGTGCAACTGCCCGCCCCGGTGAGTTCGGCGATGTGCGCGTCAGCATCGCGGCTGGGGGTCGAGTTGCCGCCGGGCCCACGCTTCGGCGTCGACGGCACCCTCGAGAGGTTTGTCCGAATTCCGTTCGCGCTGCCCGACGAGGAACTGACCGAGGCCATCGAGCTGCTCGGCCGGGCGTGGCGCAGCATTACCGGATCGGCCGCGCCCGAGACCTCGTCGGTGGTGATCTAA